The Neoarius graeffei isolate fNeoGra1 chromosome 10, fNeoGra1.pri, whole genome shotgun sequence genome has a segment encoding these proteins:
- the ghra gene encoding growth hormone receptor a produces MLSHLSLSLICVLGLLNTHTHGADRDMGPITSGPVVYPHLTGCRSTELVTFRCWWSSGTSSSLREPGALALFFQMNFLTPSEWQECPEYTPSVQNECYFSRNFTQIWKTYCVQLRSNTHTDNITYDEQCFSVENIVYPDPPVSLNWTLLNISRSGLNYDIMVRWAPPPSADVSTGWMSLKYEVHYRVRNSSHWDMLDLESGTQQSIYGLHTGKHYEVRVRCTMSAFKNFGDFSDSVFFHVPLILRQESMFPMRLLLIVSIVVMLIFLILALLSQQQRLMVIFLPPVPAPKIKGIDPELLKKGKLDELNSLLSSQHMYKPESYPDDSWVEFIQINLDEAAEKNENSDKQRLLGPSHHGSTLCLGSTHKADDDSGLEMEPDREERHPLVSRSNSTPTPESQIEIQTQFKRNDGNHWTNMDFYAQVSDVTPAGSVVLTPEQQNNTLSRKKGEEKEEDLKKKLDIQLIVNDSDGGYSSENVARHLVPDLPSNQDPDQPYHVLNPDVEEEREASSYVSELPPASVLPPLPDYTVIQDVDGQQSLVLNPNSAPQSPSYPQNPTKSPPNMPVGYLTPELLENFSP; encoded by the exons ATGCTGAGCCATCTCTCTCTCAGTCTGATCTGTGTGTTGGgactcctgaacacacacacacatggagctGACCGTGACATGGGACCCATCACATcag gtccaGTTGTGTATCCTCACTTGACCGGATGTCGTTCCACTGAGTTGGTGACGTTTCGGTGTTGGTGGAGTTCTGGAACTTCCTCTTCCCTCCGTGAACCTGGAGCACTTGCGCTCTTCTTCCAGATGAACTT tttaacCCCCAGTGAGTGGCAGGAGTGTCCTGAATACACTCCCTCCGTACAGAATGAGTGTTACTTCAGCAGAAACTTCACACAGATCTGGAAGACGTATTGTGTACAGCTGCGCTCgaatacacacacagacaacatCACGTACGATGAGCAGTGTTTCAGTGTGGAGAACATCG TGTACCCTGACCCTCCTGTCAGCCTAAACTGGACACTGCTGAACATCAGTCGTTCAGGGTTGAACTATGACATCATGGTTCGTTGGGCTCCACCCCCTTCAGCAGATGTGAGCACAGGCTGGATGAGTCTGAAATATGAAGTTCACTATCGTGTACGAAACTCCTCCCATTGGGACATG ttgGATCTGGAGAGCGGTACTCAGCAGTCTATCTACGGTCTCCACACTGGGAAACATTATGAGGTTCGAGTTCGCTGTACCATGTCTGCCTTCAAAAACTTTGGTGATTTCAGTGACAGCGTCTTTTTTCATGTCCCGCTGATCCTGAGGCAAG AATCGATGTTCCCCATGAGGCTGCTGTTGATCGTCAGCATTGTTGTGATGCTGATCTTCCTCATCCTCGCCCTCCTCTCACAGCAGCAGAG gttaatggtgatttttctgcctcctgttcctgctcctaAGATTAAAGGGATTGATCCGGAGCTTTTAAAG AAAGGGAAGCTGGATGAACTGAACTCTCTGCTCAGCAGTCAGCACATGTACAAACCCGAGTCGTATCCTGATGACTCGTGGGTGGAGTTTATCCAGATCAATTTGGACGAAGCAGCGGAGAAAAATGAGAACTCCGACAAGCAGCGCCTGCTCGGCCCCTCCCATCATGGCTCGACTCTGTGCTTAGGCTCCACCCACAAAGCTGATGATGATTCCGGTCTTGAGATGGAACCTGACAGGGAAGAGCGCCATCCTCTGGTCAGCAGGAGCAATTCGACACCGACTCCAGAGTCGCAAATTGAGATTcaaacacaattcaaaagaaATGATGGGAATCACTGGACAAACATGGATTTTTACGCACAGGTGAGCGACGTCACGCCTGCAGGGAGCGTCGTCCTTACACCTGAGCAACAGAACAACACGCTGAGCAGGAAAAAGGGCGAAGAAAAGGAAGAGGACTTGAAGAAGAAGCTCGACATCCAACTCATCGTGAATGACTCCGATGGAGGATATTCATCTGAGAACGTCGCCCGCCACCTTGTTCCCGACTTGCCGTCCAATCAGGATCCAGATCAGCCGTATCACGTTCTTAATCCTGACGTTGAAGAAGAAAGGGAAGCATCTTCCTACGTCTCTGAGCTCCCTCCAGCCTCTGTTCTCCCTCCTCTTCCAGACTACACCGTCATACAGGACGTGGACGGGCAGCAAAGCCTAGTTCTCAATCCGAATTCTGCACCTCAGTCACCATCCTACCCTCAGAATCCCACCAAAAGCCCCCCAAACATGCCCGTTGGGTATCTCACACCAGAGCTGCTGGAGAACTTCAGCCCGTGA